The Rhodamnia argentea isolate NSW1041297 chromosome 7, ASM2092103v1, whole genome shotgun sequence genome contains the following window.
TTCTTTATACCGTAAAGACTTGTATAAAAAACATGTCGTAAGGAAATGAAAACCTGAATTTGTTCAACACCGTTACGAATGAGAATAAAAGGTTGTCTCCAAGACTCCAACCTCGCGTGCAGCGCTTTCAGATGAAGCTGGAAAAAGCAGATAACAAACTTCAGAGCGGCGGACTCCTTTACCCACTCACCAAAgtctcttctccttcctctctctctctctctctctctgtgtctacACAGAGAGACGTGTATAAAGCCCTTCCATGGCGATTGGTTGAACTctgggttctccaatcttgtgcAGGAAAAAATTCATGCCAATGACTTCTCGCAAAATGACACGTTTCCTTTTAATGTAACTCATAAAAAACTCCGAGATGCTCCTCATCCAAGAATCATCTCAATCTTAATAATCAGCTGCTCCTGAAGGGAGCTAAAAAGTTTTCTTGGATTGGATTACTACGAGGCCAAAGTGGTTGATTCACAACCATCATGTACACATGCCAGGACATCCCTGTAATCCCTAGAGATAGTAAATGAATCATAGACCTTCCCGTCTCTGCTCTTCTTGTACTCGAACAGAAGGGACGAGTGGTTGAATGCGGTGAGCTTGGCAAATCCGTAGTCGCAGTCTCTATGCAGGCTCCAAATTGGCTGCAATTCGCTGAAGTATGATAACTCGCTCCCTCCACCACCGACGACGACATGGATCGTCCCATTCACGGTGCCCGAATAATGAAACTTTTCTGTGTTCACACATTGATTCTGCATCATCCAATCGACAAATTGACTGTCATCATAAGTATCAATGGCATACACACCGCGAAAACAATGCCTCTCTTACGCTCAATGAACAATTAATTAGCCTCCAAAATCTCAACGTTCTTGGTTTCACCTGGTAAATTGGGCATGTTCTTTCGTAGTTATGGACATGACCGTAGAATGCTATGTCGACTTTGTACTTCTGCCACAGCTTCTGCAAGCTATCCCTTCCCATAGGCTCCTCGAAAGAGCCCATCAAACTGTAGTAATCCACAGAAGAATAGCCAAGAACACGATGCACGGCAAATATCAGCCAAGGTTGCTTTTGTCTGTCCGCTGTTGCAAAACAGTTCTCAATGAACCTATATTGTTCAGAACCCTCCCTCCAGTCGTGTTCACTGTTGGCTATGCAGAAGTGGAACATGCCATAATCCGTTGAATACCTGCACATATGTGGGGAGGGGCTAAGTTTGTGTTATGCCATTACTTGTACTTCCGCTCCATGAAATGATGCAAACCTCAAATGCTAgaaattttcgaccaaaaaaaaaaaaattgctagaaATTGGTTATGAAGAGTCAGAGTGTGGAGAAGATAGGAGAGAAACATGTCATGCGAATACACATAGTGCATGGACGATTATTTGTCAACATATCCAAGATTTGTAATGACCTTACCTTCAATGAGAGTGAAAGACTTCGCTAAGCTGTCTTTCAGATTTGTCTCTTTCAACCATTGCAGGAACAGATATGAAGAGGTATTTCGCTGATTCTTTCATGTGGATTTGTTCTGATGGTGGGAATTCTACATGTCTTCCTacaaatttaattgattcctaGACAATTCTTGGCTCTTTTAAATTAGTTCTGTCCTCTTAATGAATACACTGCATGTGTTTCCTCCTAAATTACAGTAGCACCAACCACTTACCAAAATTTCGCTATATTATCTGCAGGGACATAGAACATGGTCTGTGCTAGGACGCCGCATTCACCGCCTGAATCATTGGTGTCGTAAAATGATCCCGTGCCTGGAGTGTCACGCTCATGATTCCCACTGCATCCAAACTCCAGCATTATATATGGGTTAGGAAGTAGTTTGCTAATCCACACATCAAATGTGTACCTTGCAATCATGTAAGGGACAGTCGATGCAATGGGCTCGATCATAGATGTGAACTGATCCCACTGTGAAATATATCCATTTGCATATGTTATATCACCTATATGAAACACTATATCTATGTTGGCCAAATCCTTGATGAGTTGATCTGTCGTGTTTAACGAGCCTGGCTGATAGCTATTGTACTCGTTTGACCCGTCACGCTCTGCCTGCAATCCATCCACATGGAGttccaaaatagaaaagggaaaaaaggaagagcgtTCAGCCAGGTTAAGATAAGTAGATGATGCGAAAACGCACAAACTGAACCAGATTGGGCAGATTGTATAGAGTGCTGGCACCGCAAATGAACAGAAAGCAAacctaaaatgtgaaaagcataATGCATCTCTGAAACTTGCTTATGCTGGACTAGATGTGGCATGCGATTTTCTTGTCGAATATTGTTCGATCAAACTATGAGATTTTATGCTATATGAAGAAAGAGAGACACTTCATCTTACATGACAACCATATCGAAAACTTTGTCTGACACTCTTTCCCAAAAACGAAGTCGAACTTCAGCATGAAGTGAATCTTGAAGCTATTTAATAATCAAGAAAAGACAAATGTGTGACTCTGTCCTTCCTGAGTTATGCTGCTTTTACCTTTCCCATGTCACCAAATATTACGACCTGCTGCAACGAGTCTTGTCCCGGATATGGAGGTGATTTGAAGGAGTACACCTTGCTCCAAACGTATGAATTGTTGGCTAATCTGTGGCCAAGCCTATATGTGTACCTGGAGCATCAAATCAAGGAAAACATATATGGTAAACCTGCTTATGTGGCAAAACTTATGACATGCATGTATTAGTCCAGAGCAATACCTTGCATTAGGCCACAGATTCTTTAGGAAACTTGTATGTATGAAACCTGGATCTCGCCACCCTACCGTTCGTGCAGGTGGACCTGCAAACAACAAGATTTCTTGAGGACCATGATGTGTTAGTTTAAGATTGGACATGAAGGTCCTATAGTTTGGGATTTATATTCAGCCATTGCCATGCACCATTTGCCTTGGTACCAGCAGGTTTAGACTTAAAGATTGTAGACTCGCAGCAAGGGCATATATTTGGAAACAACTGTTTAAGCGCTTCATAGCAAAATGATTATTAAATGTCATGGTGACAATGATGCCATATGAATTTGAAAGTAGTAATCCTGAACCACAATTAGTTGTCAAAGAGTATACTACTTAGCATACAAAAAGATCATACCACACATGCTATTTTGTTGAATTGTCAATGTTCCAGCTGGCGCTCTAGTCTGGGTTTCTTCCTCAAGACACCACTCAACAAAAGGAATCGCTTCATGGATGTTATAGCCACTGGTCCAGGTAACTGTCATCTGTGCCTCACATCGGAGCAAGTTATATCACCATTCTCTTTGTTTGGCATATAGAATAGACAGTTACTTCTGTACTATTGAACTATTTTACCATCTAGATAAGCATCTCAGACCAGAGAACATATTGTCAACAAAATTATCACAACCATTATAACTGAGAGAAATGAAAAGGCTTAATAACCAGGAATGCTAACACGAAATTCTGAATCATTGGTGCACTTTAATTTGGACAAGCATATGGAAAGATTTTAGCTTGCAACctgaagagaaaaatgaaaacaatgcACTGAGAGAACTTACTTCATCCCAAGACTTCCCTTGAGAAAGACGTGGATAAAGGGGTGCCTTTGGATTTGCATAGTTAATGAAATTCGAAACTGCCACAAGTTTCGGCTGCAAGAATTATGCACGATTGATCAAAGCCCAAGTTTCCACGTAACTAGTGCAAGGCTCCAAATAATAAGTGCTCCTAAAATATATTAGATCCTTCTTTTGGCCCGATGCAATGCCATTACAATCTGGACAAGATCAAGCATCAAAGAAACTGAGAAGCAGGTAGAAAGTACATTTGACAGCCCGCCTGAGAAGAGTGCAAATGAGAAGTCTGATCTCTGATTTATCAGTTGGAACTCCAAAGAAGCATTCCCCGTCTTTGTATAGTCAGAGCTGGACTCATTGGCAAACTTATACTGAAGTGGGCGCAAAAACAGCACAAATAAGCACAACCAAGGTCAAAATTGGTTGACAATATTTCAGTTATGAAAAATATGGAATTTGCAGGGGTGGATCGATCTTTACCTTGATGGGAGCTGAGCATATAAAAGGTGCTCGCTGCCTTGGATCATTAGGTGGACAGGTAGAGGAGCTGTAACATTAGAGCAGATTCTTATTGGCCAAGCAATAAATAGTGGAAGGACGCGACCAGTGACAACTTGCGATATTCATCTATATACAGTTTCGCAATTTTCTCATCAAGCTAgattgatatttgattgaataaATTAGATTTCTGGAGACTTCCACGAGGCATACGGCTAGAGATAATGTAGGTATACAGAATATGAATGGAGTAGGAGGCTGGAGGCTACTTGAAGTTGGCAGGAGAAAAAACCGCAACCCAGTCGTCTTCGGCAGGTCTGGGGCTTTGAAAGTCCACGACAACCCACTCAGTATCTTCCCCCTACACACATGCGTGCATGTGGATACAAACATCATGATGTAAGGTTTTGCTCAATATATTTATCGGATATTAAAGCATGACCAAGCAAGTGAACAAGGAGTGTGACTGGTATCAGTGTCATATCAGATGAATCTTCTTTATCCAATCTAGCCCCACCTTATACACTGGTCGTTGGGCATCAGATTAATCTGACAAGTCAAGACTTTGCCTGGACTAGTCATCAGCCTATCGAATGTGGTTGATGTTTTATTACAATGAATTATCAGCAACAGtcaatttttaaagaaatgacGCAGCTTTGAATCGATGATCTTGAGTTATCGAAACGAACTACAATTTATCCCTTCTTCTGATCCGAATTCTGCACCCTCTCTGTACCAAAGAACCAGTGATTATAACTATTGACAAATTACTCTTTTGGGTAACTTTGCTACAACCCAAACCATTATATTCCATATTGACCTACAGAATTACTGCCAATGCGGACTTAAAGCGCGTTTTGTGAAGCAAATCCCAAAAGTTCCCTCGAAGTCTGGATACCATTAACGAATCTACCATTCGCTACTCATGTAATTAAGAAAGCCCAAGAACCCAAGTCTTTCTTGCTTAGCTGTGAGCGGACCCCAACTTGACCCGCTTGCAGTTTGGATATTATTAGCTACAAACGAAGAACTTGAAACACAGAGGAGAGAAGTCAAAAgcagggaagaagaagatgaaactaAGCACAATGAAACATGTACCGGGAGAGAAAGAAGGGAACAAAGAAAACCAAGTACCTTGAGCCCAAGAACAAGAGGGTGAGCACTGATGGAAGCATTCTCATGAAGCGCATAAACAGCGTTGTGGATCGCTATCTTGGAGAGCGGCTGCTCTCCAGCCACAGCGCTCGCGATTCGAACGCCGACCACGAGTAAGACCGCCACCAGCGACAACATGGAGTCAACGGTCAGCAGCGGTGATCGACCCATCTCTGCATCGCATGAAGCAGCAGGATGACGAGAATTGTCTGATGAAATTTGTCCAATGTTAAGTCGTCTTAAGGATTCTCCGGGTGGAAATTGCCGGCCATGGCCGACCCTGTTTTCCCTGACGAGCCCGCAGTAACTTTGACGCAAATGACAAATTACCGTTGTCCTTCCCCTTGGGTTTAAGAAATGTAACGGGGGCACGTGAGTCCCACGACAAGCCATATTGATCCAAAATTCAATCCAAACTTTTCTACCAAACTTTTCTATGTATATCAGTTGAATCCACTTTTCTACCAAACTTTTCTATGTATATCagttgaatcctaaaccttgcTGACCATTCTCCGCGACAAGACCTACATtgacataatttttaataatattataatatttttcaaatttttatttatttattttttctttttactttttctccGCAAGCCTCCTTCACCAGGGCCGTGCGCATTTCATTTCGCATTCAAAAATTGCGGAATCTTACACCACTCTTAGACTAACATAGAGTCAACAaatccaatattttcttgtccTTCCCGTGATTGTTAATCCCTGATTGCCAATCCATTCTATCAGGTAAGACTGAAGTTGTTTGATGATGACCGAAGCCATTACAAGTACAATGGCACAAGGCACGCATTCATcccaacaaaaaggaagaaaaaaaaaatccaaaactctTCAAGCTTCTACAGGGACTTACAGACTTATAGTGACCTCCTAATTGTTCCTTCAAATACACCCTGTCACGATCAATTGGCTTAGCAAACCATAATCTTAATTATGGACTAGTAcatcatttttctgaaagtttGATATGAAAAACAGCAAAGAAATGCTACATGCCACCTTCTCCAGAAGTCGTACTTGATTTATCTTTGGATATGATGTCTTTGTGAATAATATATATATCCTTTTAGTTTGTTGCGCGATGACTAATTTTCTGGAAGCATTGAAATCTCCTTTTAAATCCTTAAGCAAGATAAACATCAGCAGCTAACCATTCTTCTGTACAGGTAGCAAAGCTTTGCGAAAACAAAATTAGTCATTGCGCCACAAACTAAAAGGAGAGATATATTATTTGTGAAGACACCATGTCCAAAAGATAAAACTCTTGTTGTTCCACTTCTGTGCATATACAAAGTGACTCAAGCACTACGCGGTTCACTTGTTTATGACTTGAGGCTTCGGAAAGAGGGCTGACAATTGCTTTTCCAGTGCGACCAAACTGATGCATCATTCAGAATATAGATCACCAAATCACATAAAACAGTCAAACTGAAATACGGAAGAACAAACTTGAGTCACTCACATTTCATACTTCTGAAatgcttcattttgttttgccaCGTAAAGATCACTATCTCTTGGTATGTTGTTCAAAGGATTAGCTGTCAATCaacaaaaacaggggaaaacaAGTAAGAAATCATTAATTGGAAGCTAAAACAAGCGAAGCAGTAAAATAAGCAGCACGAGGGGGGAAAAATGCACCCCAAACAGAAGAGCCTTCAACCAGTGATCAATAAAAAAACTTTATTGGTCGATCGTTGGCATTATAAAGAGAAGCGAGCATGATCTAAATGCACTTTGCTGGGTTGATTAGCAACTGCATCAGGGGAAAAGCAGTCAATATGCAAGGAAAGACGGTAATTTTGCATCTCTGCAATTCTTCACAAATTAAGTCAGACTCAATCATCTAGAACTTAGTAGATcctttcaattttgaagaaaaatctaaCTGCCCACTTGTCTTCCCCTCGCGTTATGCattctcaaaaataggattctATGTAAAAGTGCAAAGTGATACAGCGGATGGAGAATTTCACGTTTGGGGGGATAGGGTTCACCACCAGCCCATGGTACTAAAGTGTTCTATTGCTAAAAACTATGCTGTCATGCTCTAAAAGCCAGAGATGAGAACAGAAAATCATACATGGAAGTTGCATCGCTTGCTTATGAACCATGTCTTTGCTAGCATTAACAGAAGGAGCTTGAGGAACCAGCTGCAAAAGCAAACCCATTATGCAATAGAGTCAATAGTGAACAAAATCATCAGGTCTCTGAATGCCAAAAGATAAACTTTTGGTAGAATTTTGCGGAATCATgtgaaggagatggaagaacatagaaactgaaaaaaaaaaaaatggagatagGATGCCCCAGGTCTCTGAGCACAGTGATATTATTGGCGAATTGCAAAGTACTTAGAAGCAATACCTTCTGTTTTTCCCGTCTCTTTAGTATCTTCATATGGCATTTTTTGATGTAGTGCGTCAAATGATATCGAGAATGTTTGGAGCAAAGTTGTTCTCTGATCTCTGGGTTGTCAGTTAGCCAGTCAGATATATCATTGGATTTAACTACGTCATCTTGGTCCAGTGATTCCAACCAGGAATAAACCGGTATCCATTGATCAGTACGTTGAAACCGAGCAGGTGGATAATTCATATGACGCGtttcctttgtttccttttcctgcCATAAGAAAAAATACCGTGCGCATGGATTGCCACTCAGTGCCTAGTAAATAGACAAGGCAATCTgcagaagtgaaaaacaaaaccAGGCA
Protein-coding sequences here:
- the LOC115749541 gene encoding probable inactive purple acid phosphatase 27, encoding MGRSPLLTVDSMLSLVAVLLVVGVRIASAVAGEQPLSKIAIHNAVYALHENASISAHPLVLGLKGEDTEWVVVDFQSPRPAEDDWVAVFSPANFNSSTCPPNDPRQRAPFICSAPIKYKFANESSSDYTKTGNASLEFQLINQRSDFSFALFSGGLSNPKLVAVSNFINYANPKAPLYPRLSQGKSWDEMTVTWTSGYNIHEAIPFVEWCLEEETQTRAPAGTLTIQQNSMCGPPARTVGWRDPGFIHTSFLKNLWPNARYTYRLGHRLANNSYVWSKVYSFKSPPYPGQDSLQQVVIFGDMGKAERDGSNEYNSYQPGSLNTTDQLIKDLANIDIVFHIGDITYANGYISQWDQFTSMIEPIASTVPYMIASGNHERDTPGTGSFYDTNDSGGECGVLAQTMFYVPADNIAKFWYSTDYGMFHFCIANSEHDWREGSEQYRFIENCFATADRQKQPWLIFAVHRVLGYSSVDYYSLMGSFEEPMGRDSLQKLWQKYKVDIAFYGHVHNYERTCPIYQNQCVNTEKFHYSGTVNGTIHVVVGGGGSELSYFSELQPIWSLHRDCDYGFAKLTAFNHSSLLFEYKKSRDGKVYDSFTISRDYRDVLACVHDGCESTTLAS
- the LOC115749547 gene encoding uncharacterized protein LOC115749547, yielding MPNSALQVGAPDEDDHDPIPNQTEQTQEWEVMARAWLRAFPEAKEVTATEVEAWIDVNHVSLPSELKSMERSELIERLLSIQNILRLPAQIHGEEKETKETRHMNYPPARFQRTDQWIPVYSWLESLDQDDVVKSNDISDWLTDNPEIREQLCSKHSRYHLTHYIKKCHMKILKRREKQKLVPQAPSVNASKDMVHKQAMQLPSNPLNNIPRDSDLYVAKQNEAFQKYEILVALEKQLSALFPKPQVINK